One genomic segment of Salinigranum rubrum includes these proteins:
- a CDS encoding methionine synthase, which produces MTGHRTEGVDTREQFRPEGHDTDHFILTSVVGSYPKPKWLNRADDLVSDPDSKFTEEHLHEAHDDACRVIVDEHERAGLDTVVDGEMRRNEMVEFFAHRIDGYEFHGPVKVWGHNYFDKPSVVEEVEYDEPWLVDEFEFTRDAASKPVKVPITGPYTLASWSFNEAYESEAELAYDLADLVNTEVEKLVEAGARYVQIDEPALATTPDDHAIVGECLERIVADIDPEVRIGLHVCYGDYSRIYPEVNDFPIDEFDVELCNGGFEQIDVFTDPEFEPDLALGVVDAHTAEVESVEEIKQNILQGLKVVPPEKLTISPDCGLKLLPREIAYGKMENMVKATREVEAELDAGDIDLADPLPTA; this is translated from the coding sequence ATGACGGGACACCGCACCGAAGGCGTCGACACCCGCGAGCAGTTCCGGCCCGAGGGCCACGACACCGACCACTTCATCCTCACCTCGGTCGTCGGGTCGTACCCGAAGCCGAAGTGGCTCAACCGCGCCGACGACCTCGTTTCTGACCCCGATTCGAAGTTCACCGAGGAACACCTCCACGAGGCACACGACGACGCCTGTCGCGTCATCGTCGACGAGCACGAACGCGCGGGCCTCGACACCGTCGTCGACGGAGAGATGCGCCGCAACGAGATGGTGGAGTTCTTCGCCCACCGCATCGACGGCTACGAGTTCCACGGCCCGGTGAAGGTGTGGGGCCACAACTACTTCGACAAGCCCTCGGTCGTGGAAGAAGTCGAGTACGACGAGCCCTGGCTCGTCGACGAGTTCGAGTTCACGCGCGATGCGGCGTCGAAGCCGGTCAAGGTGCCCATCACGGGCCCGTACACGCTCGCCAGCTGGTCGTTCAACGAGGCCTACGAGAGCGAAGCGGAGCTCGCGTACGACCTCGCCGACCTCGTGAACACGGAGGTCGAGAAACTCGTCGAGGCCGGCGCGCGCTACGTCCAGATCGACGAGCCCGCGCTGGCGACGACGCCCGACGATCACGCCATCGTCGGCGAGTGCTTAGAGCGAATCGTCGCCGACATCGACCCCGAGGTTCGGATCGGTCTCCACGTCTGCTACGGCGACTACTCGCGCATCTACCCCGAGGTCAACGACTTCCCCATCGACGAGTTCGACGTCGAACTCTGCAACGGCGGCTTCGAGCAGATCGACGTCTTCACCGACCCCGAGTTCGAGCCCGACCTCGCGCTCGGCGTCGTCGACGCGCACACCGCCGAGGTCGAGTCCGTCGAGGAGATCAAGCAGAACATCCTGCAGGGCCTCAAAGTGGTGCCGCCGGAGAAGCTGACCATCTCGCCCGACTGCGGGCTGAAGCTCCTCCCGCGCGAAATCGCCTACGGGAAGATGGAGAACATGGTGAAAGCCACCCGTGAGGTCGAGGCCGAACTCGACGCCGGCGACATCGACCTCGCCGACCCGCTCCCGACGGCGTAA
- a CDS encoding 5-methyltetrahydropteroyltriglutamate--homocysteine methyltransferase, giving the protein MTELVATTPGLFPLPDWAKEELSDLKGHQKGDLISGDEGGDIVAAYDRARGEVVDDQEEAGLDRIVEGQLRWDDNLAHPLTVHDNVETGGIVRYYDNNNFYRDPRVTGELDFSGDVAAELESASELTDEPLQAVLPGPYSLADLASDEYYGDDSEFLAAVSDFLAGEVEAFPDHETLFLLEPSLVEEPPSDDLAAQVPEAISAVAAETDADVVVHSYWGALDEKTYAHLMDAEVNALGFDVVAGDREQTLYNVTEYGTKSEVALGLVDGQNTRVESPTTVRERVEWFTEQVPSQEFDTAYLTSNTELFYLPVSKCQEKLVALGEAAAAEEEVEA; this is encoded by the coding sequence ATGACTGAACTCGTAGCGACGACACCCGGACTGTTCCCGCTCCCGGACTGGGCGAAGGAGGAACTGTCCGACCTGAAGGGCCACCAGAAGGGTGACCTCATCAGCGGCGACGAGGGCGGCGACATCGTGGCGGCGTACGACCGTGCCCGCGGCGAAGTCGTCGACGACCAGGAGGAGGCCGGCCTCGACCGTATCGTCGAGGGACAGCTCCGCTGGGACGACAACCTCGCTCATCCTCTCACCGTCCACGACAACGTCGAGACCGGCGGTATCGTCCGGTACTACGACAACAACAACTTCTACCGCGACCCCCGGGTGACGGGCGAACTCGACTTCTCGGGCGACGTCGCCGCCGAACTGGAATCGGCGTCCGAACTGACCGACGAGCCCCTGCAGGCCGTCCTGCCGGGTCCGTACTCGCTCGCGGACCTCGCGAGCGACGAGTACTACGGCGACGACTCGGAGTTTTTGGCTGCGGTCTCCGACTTCCTCGCCGGCGAGGTGGAGGCGTTCCCCGACCACGAGACGCTGTTCCTCCTCGAACCCTCGCTGGTCGAGGAACCGCCCTCCGACGACCTCGCCGCGCAGGTCCCCGAAGCCATTTCGGCGGTCGCCGCCGAGACCGATGCCGACGTCGTCGTCCACTCGTACTGGGGCGCGCTCGACGAGAAGACGTACGCGCACCTGATGGACGCCGAAGTGAACGCGCTCGGCTTCGACGTCGTCGCCGGCGACCGCGAACAGACGCTGTACAACGTGACCGAGTACGGGACGAAGTCGGAGGTGGCGCTCGGCCTCGTCGACGGCCAGAACACCCGCGTGGAGTCCCCGACAACGGTCCGCGAGCGGGTCGAGTGGTTCACCGAGCAGGTCCCCTCCCAGGAGTTCGACACCGCCTACCTCACCTCGAACACGGAGCTGTTCTACCTGCCCGTCTCGAAGTGCCAGGAGAAGCTCGTCGCGCTGGGCGAGGCCGCGGCGGCCGAAGAGGAGGTGGAAGCATGA
- a CDS encoding HemK2/MTQ2 family protein methyltransferase, whose product MTRDDLAARRGVETTVYQPAEDSALLARAAVDGVSDADRVLEVGTGSGWVAGEVARETRADVVASDLNPHACRQAREHARTLADESGVGFEVVTADLVSAFADGAFDVVLFNPPYLPTDPDNDWGDWMERALSGGESGRDVIEPFLDAVGRALAPGGRVLLLVSSLTGYETVLDYARERGFGAEKAVEESYPFETLTVVRLIGTD is encoded by the coding sequence GTGACCCGCGACGACCTCGCGGCCCGCCGCGGCGTCGAAACCACCGTCTATCAGCCCGCCGAGGACTCGGCGCTGCTCGCCCGGGCGGCCGTCGACGGCGTCTCGGACGCGGACCGGGTCCTCGAAGTCGGCACCGGGTCGGGCTGGGTCGCCGGGGAAGTCGCGAGAGAGACGCGGGCCGACGTGGTCGCGTCGGACCTCAACCCCCACGCCTGCCGTCAGGCGCGTGAGCACGCCCGGACACTCGCGGACGAGAGCGGGGTGGGGTTCGAGGTGGTGACCGCGGACCTCGTCTCGGCCTTCGCCGACGGCGCGTTCGACGTCGTCCTCTTCAACCCCCCGTACCTCCCGACGGACCCCGACAACGACTGGGGCGACTGGATGGAGCGGGCGCTCTCCGGCGGGGAGTCGGGACGGGACGTCATCGAACCGTTCCTCGACGCGGTCGGCCGCGCGCTCGCGCCCGGCGGACGCGTGCTGTTGCTCGTCAGCAGCCTCACCGGCTACGAGACGGTCCTCGACTACGCCCGCGAGCGAGGGTTCGGAGCGGAGAAGGCCGTCGAAGAATCGTACCCGTTCGAGACGCTGACGGTCGTCCGTCTGATCGGGACCGACTGA
- a CDS encoding mechanosensitive ion channel family protein, which produces MLPLQTTGIDSLVPTLPEKVAVTLVTLLVVAATWRVTDYLHTRSDESDRIPNTWRHLLLSGVSLLTTFGGGLLVIAVWGLTGPLFEEVQSYGLGPQSVVNAVLGLIVFVTAYAMTDVVGRITRELSDGRRAITEHQREIVYRLSQVTLYTIAGSLVLGIWGVDLGGILVGAGFLGIVVGLAARQTLGALLAGFVLMFSRPFEIGDWIEVGDHEGIVTDITIVTTRMQTFDGEYVMIPNDVVSSESVINRSRKGRLRIEVDVGVDYDADPREAAKVARDAVRGLDNVLRVPTPQAVVKEFGDSAVVLGVRVWIDNPSARRMWRTRTAVVGAVKTAFDEEGVKIPFPQRELMGREETGGFQLSEGAVLAGERETVAAEADGGRADVDANASETDDDSEGNDGDGRAGDERGDDDDDSDGESQ; this is translated from the coding sequence ATGCTCCCGCTCCAGACGACCGGCATCGACTCGCTCGTTCCGACGCTCCCCGAGAAGGTGGCCGTCACGCTCGTGACGCTGCTGGTCGTCGCGGCGACCTGGCGGGTCACCGACTACCTCCACACCCGCAGCGACGAGAGCGACCGGATACCGAACACGTGGCGACACCTCCTGCTCTCGGGCGTGAGCCTCCTGACGACGTTCGGCGGCGGCCTCCTCGTCATCGCGGTCTGGGGACTCACCGGTCCGCTCTTCGAGGAGGTCCAGTCGTACGGCCTCGGGCCACAGAGCGTCGTCAACGCCGTGCTCGGGCTCATCGTCTTCGTGACAGCGTACGCCATGACCGACGTCGTCGGTCGCATCACGCGCGAACTCTCCGACGGGCGGCGAGCGATCACCGAACACCAGCGGGAGATCGTCTACCGGCTCTCGCAGGTCACCCTCTACACCATCGCCGGCTCGCTCGTGCTCGGCATCTGGGGCGTCGACCTCGGCGGAATCCTCGTCGGAGCCGGGTTCTTGGGCATCGTCGTCGGTCTCGCGGCGCGACAGACTCTCGGCGCGCTGCTCGCGGGGTTCGTGCTCATGTTCTCCCGCCCGTTCGAGATTGGCGACTGGATCGAGGTCGGCGACCACGAGGGCATCGTCACCGACATCACTATCGTCACCACCCGGATGCAGACGTTCGACGGCGAGTACGTGATGATACCCAACGACGTCGTCTCCTCCGAGAGCGTCATCAATCGCTCGCGGAAGGGCCGACTGCGCATCGAGGTCGACGTCGGCGTCGACTACGACGCCGACCCGCGGGAGGCCGCGAAGGTCGCCCGCGACGCGGTGCGCGGCCTGGATAACGTGCTCCGGGTCCCGACGCCACAGGCGGTCGTCAAGGAGTTCGGCGACTCGGCGGTGGTGCTCGGGGTGCGGGTGTGGATCGACAACCCCAGCGCGCGGCGGATGTGGCGCACCCGGACCGCCGTCGTGGGCGCGGTGAAGACCGCGTTCGACGAGGAGGGCGTCAAGATTCCCTTCCCGCAGCGCGAACTCATGGGACGCGAGGAGACCGGTGGGTTCCAACTCTCCGAGGGAGCGGTCCTGGCCGGCGAGCGAGAGACGGTCGCCGCCGAGGCCGACGGCGGACGGGCGGACGTCGATGCGAACGCGAGCGAGACCGACGACGACAGCGAAGGGAACGACGGTGACGGTCGCGCCGGCGACGAGCGCGGCGACGACGATGACGACAGCGACGGAGAGAGCCAGTGA
- a CDS encoding 16S ribosomal RNA methyltransferase A gives MNTDGTGRRDPDRLIRRAGVRGDPDRDQHFLVDDRVLDRIPSYLSRETDTSHLLEIGGGTGALTDRLLALGDRVTVVERDADLAAFLREEFAEEVESGRLTVLEGDALSVELPDFSACVSNLPYGISSEIAFRLLPRGKPLVLMFQFEFAERMAADPGTSEYGRLSVGAQHYADVELVERVPREAFAPAPAVESAVVRTAPRDPEYTVADESFFFDFVKALFTQRRKTVRNAIRNTTHISGISDGSAVVEAAPEELLAKRPGSLTPGEFAALTNLAAEYR, from the coding sequence ATGAACACGGACGGCACCGGCCGTCGCGACCCCGACCGGCTCATTCGCCGGGCCGGGGTCCGCGGCGACCCGGACCGCGACCAGCACTTCCTCGTCGACGACCGGGTACTCGACCGGATTCCGAGCTATCTCTCCCGGGAGACGGACACGAGCCACCTCCTCGAAATCGGCGGCGGAACGGGGGCGCTCACCGACCGCCTGCTCGCCCTCGGTGACCGCGTGACGGTCGTCGAACGCGACGCCGACCTGGCTGCGTTCCTCCGCGAGGAGTTCGCCGAGGAGGTCGAATCGGGCCGGCTGACCGTCCTCGAGGGCGACGCCCTCTCGGTGGAACTCCCCGACTTCTCGGCGTGCGTCTCGAACCTCCCCTACGGTATCTCCTCGGAAATCGCGTTCCGACTCCTCCCCCGGGGGAAGCCCCTCGTGTTGATGTTCCAGTTCGAGTTCGCCGAGCGAATGGCGGCCGACCCGGGGACGAGCGAGTACGGTCGGCTCTCGGTCGGGGCGCAGCACTACGCCGACGTCGAACTCGTCGAGCGCGTCCCTCGCGAGGCGTTCGCCCCGGCCCCGGCGGTCGAGAGCGCGGTCGTCCGGACGGCGCCGCGCGACCCCGAGTACACCGTCGCGGACGAATCGTTCTTCTTCGACTTCGTCAAGGCGCTGTTCACCCAGCGACGCAAGACCGTGCGGAACGCCATCCGGAACACGACGCACATCTCGGGTATCTCGGACGGCTCCGCTGTCGTCGAGGCGGCTCCCGAAGAACTGCTCGCGAAGCGTCCCGGTTCGCTCACCCCGGGTGAGTTCGCCGCCCTGACGAACCTCGCCGCCGAGTATCGGTGA
- a CDS encoding DUF655 domain-containing protein, which yields MTTSESGDAVDAAGDETEESTLRMAVVLDVLPHGRTDDDRPRYKKSPLAYALGEEDFRLVELRLADDADVSIGDRVVLGPADERVAVEELRDIEYDALSNTALSELEYVVDEVLAEHESRFVGFYNDAQPITIRLHQLNLLPGIGKKLRNNILDERKRGPFESFEDLEDRISGLHNPKDILAERIMSELRDDDLKYKAFVRRDAES from the coding sequence ATGACCACCAGCGAGAGCGGCGACGCAGTCGACGCGGCCGGCGACGAGACGGAGGAGAGCACGCTGCGTATGGCCGTCGTTCTCGACGTGTTGCCGCACGGTCGCACCGATGACGACCGCCCACGGTACAAGAAATCGCCGTTGGCGTACGCGCTCGGCGAGGAGGACTTCCGCCTCGTCGAACTCAGACTCGCGGACGACGCCGACGTGAGCATCGGCGACCGTGTCGTCCTCGGCCCCGCGGACGAACGCGTGGCCGTCGAGGAACTCCGCGACATCGAGTACGACGCCCTCTCGAACACCGCGCTCTCCGAACTGGAGTACGTCGTCGACGAGGTACTCGCCGAACACGAGTCGCGGTTCGTCGGCTTCTACAACGACGCCCAGCCCATCACCATCCGCCTCCACCAACTGAACCTCCTGCCGGGAATCGGCAAGAAACTCCGCAACAACATCCTCGACGAGCGGAAGCGGGGTCCGTTCGAGAGCTTCGAGGACCTCGAAGACCGCATCTCGGGCCTGCACAACCCGAAGGACATCCTCGCCGAACGGATCATGTCGGAACTCCGTGACGACGACCTCAAGTACAAAGCGTTCGTGCGGCGCGACGCCGAGTCGTAG
- a CDS encoding RNA polymerase Rpb4 family protein, with the protein MTIFKEKLGEEFLTTSEVKRLLEEVEAERAADEEREVRYELARAIEHVNRFAFLDPEDSRALAEELLELEKVDEATAFKIADLLPQSRDELRAVYAQQRYALSGDELDEILNVVAKYA; encoded by the coding sequence ATGACCATCTTCAAAGAGAAGCTCGGCGAGGAGTTCCTCACGACGTCGGAGGTGAAGCGGCTCCTCGAAGAGGTCGAGGCCGAACGCGCGGCCGACGAGGAGCGCGAGGTCCGGTACGAACTGGCCCGCGCCATCGAGCACGTCAACCGATTCGCCTTTCTCGACCCCGAGGACTCGCGCGCGCTCGCCGAGGAACTCCTCGAACTGGAGAAGGTCGACGAGGCGACGGCGTTCAAGATCGCCGACCTGCTCCCCCAGTCGCGCGACGAACTCCGCGCGGTCTACGCTCAGCAGCGCTACGCGCTCTCGGGCGACGAACTCGACGAGATTCTCAACGTCGTCGCCAAGTACGCCTGA
- a CDS encoding 50S ribosomal protein L21e: MPSSNGPMKGTRNKLKNKPRERGTSPPQRAIQEYEVGQKVHLKIDPSVRKGRFHPRFSGHTGEVVGKQGRSFKVEITDGGKTKTLITRPAHLRAQK; this comes from the coding sequence ATGCCGAGTTCCAACGGTCCGATGAAGGGGACGCGGAACAAACTCAAGAACAAACCCCGAGAGCGTGGCACGTCGCCGCCACAGCGAGCGATTCAGGAGTACGAGGTCGGGCAGAAGGTCCACCTGAAGATCGACCCCAGCGTCCGGAAGGGTCGCTTCCACCCGCGCTTCAGCGGGCACACGGGTGAGGTCGTCGGGAAGCAGGGCCGCTCGTTCAAGGTCGAGATCACCGACGGCGGGAAGACGAAGACGCTCATCACGCGCCCGGCGCACCTCCGCGCACAGAAGTAG
- a CDS encoding elongation factor 1-beta, which produces MGKVAAKIKVMPNSPDIDLDALQERLEESLPEGARINGFERDNVAFGLVALLPTVIVPDDAGGTEAVEEAFMGVDGVESVSVENVGRI; this is translated from the coding sequence ATGGGAAAAGTAGCCGCCAAGATCAAGGTCATGCCGAACAGCCCCGACATCGACCTCGACGCGCTCCAGGAGCGTCTCGAGGAGTCCCTGCCCGAGGGCGCGCGCATCAACGGGTTCGAGCGCGACAACGTCGCGTTCGGCCTCGTCGCGCTCCTCCCGACGGTCATCGTCCCCGACGACGCCGGCGGAACCGAAGCGGTCGAAGAGGCGTTCATGGGCGTCGACGGCGTCGAGAGCGTCTCCGTCGAGAACGTCGGCCGTATCTGA
- a CDS encoding HVO_2753 family zinc finger protein, with the protein MSESEPERRHARQCVSCGINIAGMSAATFKCPDCGQEISRCAKCRKQSNLYECPDCGFRGP; encoded by the coding sequence ATGAGCGAGAGCGAGCCAGAGCGGCGGCACGCCCGACAGTGCGTGTCCTGTGGCATCAACATCGCCGGCATGAGCGCCGCGACGTTCAAGTGTCCGGACTGCGGCCAGGAGATCTCCCGCTGCGCGAAGTGCCGCAAGCAGAGCAACCTCTACGAGTGTCCCGACTGTGGGTTCCGAGGTCCCTGA
- a CDS encoding tripartite tricarboxylate transporter permease codes for MAGAVLTVALSLPFERAGTLLAYTLAGVALGTVSGLVPGVHANAFALLLAATAPTLSGPSTGVACAVLAAGVTHTFLDVVPALALGVPDAAMAAGSLPGHRLVLGGRGREALRLSALGSGGALLVALPVAVPLTALVRRHETLLTASLPLVLAGVFGLLVLSERRPWRMVAAAFLVVLSGALGLATLDRPFDGLVSVGGVLTPLFGGLFGVPVLVDAARGGGVPPQEGTALAAGPWTVGRAAAAGVAGGGLVGYLPGVSAGVAATLALPFAGRDAPDRTYVVATSGANTATAVFALFSLVALDAPRTGVTVALREVGPPPLSTLLAATVVAGVVSAVLVPALGDRYLVAAGRVGPRLTSLVACGLLCLLSGLFAGVEGVVVLVAAGVVGLLPVRLGVRRVHLMGVLAVPLAVG; via the coding sequence ATGGCTGGAGCCGTTCTCACCGTCGCCCTCTCGCTGCCGTTCGAGCGCGCGGGCACGCTCCTCGCGTACACCCTGGCAGGCGTCGCCCTCGGAACGGTCTCCGGACTCGTGCCGGGCGTCCACGCCAACGCCTTCGCGCTCCTCCTGGCGGCGACGGCGCCGACGCTCTCGGGGCCGTCGACGGGCGTCGCGTGCGCCGTGCTCGCCGCCGGAGTCACCCACACGTTCCTCGACGTGGTGCCGGCGCTCGCGCTCGGCGTCCCCGACGCCGCGATGGCCGCCGGGTCGCTTCCCGGACACCGACTCGTTCTCGGTGGCCGGGGACGAGAGGCGCTCAGGCTCTCCGCGCTCGGCAGCGGCGGGGCGCTCCTCGTCGCGTTGCCCGTCGCCGTACCGTTGACGGCGCTCGTCCGCCGGCACGAGACGCTCCTGACCGCGTCGCTGCCACTGGTCCTCGCGGGCGTGTTCGGACTGCTCGTGCTGTCCGAGCGCCGCCCGTGGCGGATGGTCGCGGCCGCGTTTCTCGTCGTCCTCTCGGGCGCGCTCGGGCTGGCGACGCTCGACCGGCCGTTCGACGGCCTCGTCTCGGTCGGCGGCGTGCTCACGCCGCTGTTCGGTGGGCTGTTCGGCGTGCCCGTCCTCGTCGACGCTGCCCGCGGCGGCGGCGTCCCGCCGCAAGAGGGCACGGCACTCGCGGCCGGGCCGTGGACGGTCGGCCGTGCCGCCGCTGCCGGTGTCGCCGGTGGCGGACTCGTGGGGTATCTCCCGGGCGTGTCGGCGGGCGTCGCCGCGACGCTCGCGCTGCCGTTCGCCGGCCGGGACGCGCCCGACCGCACGTACGTCGTTGCGACGAGCGGGGCGAACACGGCGACGGCGGTCTTCGCGCTCTTCTCGCTGGTCGCGCTCGACGCGCCCCGAACGGGCGTGACGGTCGCTCTCCGGGAGGTCGGTCCGCCGCCGCTCTCGACGCTCCTCGCCGCGACAGTCGTCGCCGGCGTCGTCTCGGCCGTCCTAGTCCCCGCGCTCGGCGACCGGTACCTCGTCGCCGCCGGTCGGGTGGGTCCGCGGCTGACGAGCCTCGTCGCCTGTGGCCTGCTCTGTCTCCTCTCGGGACTCTTCGCGGGCGTCGAGGGCGTCGTGGTGCTCGTCGCGGCCGGCGTGGTCGGTCTCCTGCCGGTTCGACTGGGCGTCCGCCGCGTCCACCTCATGGGCGTCCTCGCGGTGCCGCTCGCGGTGGGGTGA
- the rpl12p gene encoding 50S ribosomal protein P1, whose translation MEYVYAALILNESGEEINEDNITSVLEAAGVDVEQSRVKALVAALEDVDIEEAIETAAAAPTAAGGAAGGAGGSDDDDDEDGGDEADEAEAAEEEEEDEDDDAGGEGLGELFG comes from the coding sequence ATGGAATACGTTTACGCAGCACTCATCCTGAACGAATCGGGCGAAGAGATCAACGAAGACAACATCACGTCGGTTCTCGAAGCCGCCGGCGTCGACGTCGAGCAGTCCCGCGTCAAGGCGCTCGTCGCCGCGCTGGAGGACGTCGACATCGAGGAGGCCATCGAGACGGCCGCCGCCGCGCCCACCGCGGCCGGCGGCGCTGCCGGCGGTGCCGGCGGCTCCGACGACGACGACGACGAGGACGGCGGCGACGAGGCCGACGAGGCCGAAGCGGCCGAGGAAGAAGAGGAAGACGAGGACGACGACGCCGGCGGCGAGGGCCTCGGCGAACTCTTCGGCTGA
- a CDS encoding 50S ribosomal protein L10, whose protein sequence is MSTDARKTETIPQWKQEEVDELVEFVDSYQSVGVVRVTGIPSRQLQNMRADLHGKAAVRMSRNTLMERALDEVDDGLEQLNEYVAGEVALIGTDDNPFGLFKQLEASKTPAPINAGEVAPNDVVIPEGDTGVDPGPFVGELQQVGASARIMDGSIKVTEDSTVLSEGEVVSAELANVLSELGIEPKEVGLDLRAVFSEGVLFEPDELAIDVDEYRADIESAAAAGRNLSVNAVYPTSRTVGTLLAKGAGEAKSVGLQAAIEDEELMPDLVRRADSQLRSLAALIDDEDALPEELRGATAPAASPDTETETDGSDDEDTDDTDAEADAADDVDDDDDEDDGADGLGAMFG, encoded by the coding sequence ATGAGCACCGACGCACGGAAGACCGAGACCATCCCGCAGTGGAAACAGGAGGAGGTCGACGAGCTCGTCGAGTTCGTCGACTCCTACCAGTCGGTGGGGGTCGTCCGCGTGACGGGCATCCCCTCGCGGCAGCTGCAGAACATGCGCGCGGACCTCCACGGCAAGGCCGCGGTGCGGATGAGCCGGAACACGCTCATGGAGCGCGCGCTCGACGAGGTCGACGACGGCCTCGAACAGCTCAACGAGTACGTCGCCGGCGAGGTTGCGCTCATCGGGACGGACGACAACCCGTTCGGCCTCTTCAAGCAGCTCGAGGCCTCGAAGACGCCCGCACCGATCAACGCGGGCGAAGTCGCTCCGAACGACGTCGTCATCCCCGAGGGCGACACGGGCGTCGACCCGGGTCCCTTCGTGGGCGAACTCCAGCAGGTGGGCGCGTCGGCGCGCATCATGGACGGCTCGATCAAGGTCACCGAGGACTCGACCGTCCTCTCGGAGGGCGAAGTCGTCTCCGCGGAGCTGGCGAACGTCCTCTCGGAGCTCGGCATCGAGCCCAAGGAAGTCGGACTCGACCTGCGAGCCGTCTTCTCCGAGGGCGTCCTCTTCGAGCCCGACGAACTCGCCATCGACGTCGACGAGTACCGCGCCGACATCGAGAGCGCGGCCGCCGCCGGACGGAACCTCTCCGTCAACGCGGTCTACCCGACGTCGCGGACGGTCGGCACGCTGCTGGCGAAGGGTGCGGGCGAGGCCAAGTCGGTCGGCCTGCAGGCCGCCATCGAGGACGAGGAGCTCATGCCGGACCTCGTCCGGCGCGCGGACTCTCAACTGCGGTCGCTCGCCGCGCTCATCGACGACGAGGACGCGCTCCCGGAGGAACTGCGCGGTGCGACCGCACCGGCTGCCTCCCCTGACACGGAGACGGAGACGGACGGATCGGACGACGAAGACACGGACGACACCGACGCCGAAGCCGACGCTGCCGACGACGTCGACGACGACGACGACGAGGACGACGGCGCGGACGGCCTCGGTGCGATGTTCGGATAA
- a CDS encoding 50S ribosomal protein L1, producing the protein MADTIVEAVSRALDEAPPRNFRETVDLAINLRDLDLNDPANRVDESVVLPAGTGQDTKIVVFASGETALRAEDVADQVLSGDDLEDLGDDTDAAKDLANETDFFVAEASMMQDIGRYLGTVLGPRGKMPTPLQPDDDVVETVNRMKNTVQLRSRDRRTFHTRVGAEDMTADEIAENIDVIVRRLEANLEKGPLNIDGIYVKTTMGPSVEVRA; encoded by the coding sequence ATGGCAGATACGATAGTCGAAGCAGTCTCACGCGCACTGGATGAGGCGCCGCCTCGCAACTTCCGCGAGACGGTCGACCTCGCCATCAATCTGCGCGACTTAGACCTCAACGACCCGGCGAACCGCGTCGACGAGAGCGTCGTCCTCCCTGCTGGGACCGGACAGGACACCAAGATCGTGGTGTTCGCGTCCGGCGAGACGGCGCTGCGTGCCGAAGACGTCGCTGACCAGGTTCTCTCGGGGGACGACCTCGAAGACCTCGGCGACGATACTGACGCCGCGAAGGACCTCGCCAACGAAACGGATTTCTTCGTTGCCGAGGCGTCGATGATGCAAGATATCGGTCGATACCTCGGGACCGTCCTCGGGCCGCGCGGCAAGATGCCGACGCCGCTGCAGCCCGACGACGACGTCGTCGAGACCGTCAACCGAATGAAGAACACCGTTCAGCTCCGGTCTCGTGACCGCCGCACGTTCCACACGCGCGTCGGTGCCGAGGACATGACGGCCGACGAAATCGCCGAGAACATCGACGTCATCGTGCGTCGACTCGAAGCGAACCTCGAGAAGGGCCCCCTCAACATCGACGGCATCTACGTCAAGACGACGATGGGTCCCTCCGTGGAGGTGCGCGCCTGA
- a CDS encoding MazG nucleotide pyrophosphohydrolase domain-containing protein, producing MEEQRRVAAFVERHDIEAPPAFRLLDLVSELGEVAKNATESTDYGDDPEALTLDSDEVGDVLFALLALADSADIDAGDALDEALAKYERRIAENDTPASGE from the coding sequence ATGGAGGAACAACGACGAGTGGCGGCGTTCGTCGAGCGACACGACATAGAGGCGCCGCCCGCGTTCCGCCTTCTGGACCTGGTGTCCGAACTCGGCGAGGTGGCGAAGAACGCGACCGAGTCGACCGACTACGGCGACGACCCCGAGGCGCTCACGCTCGACTCGGACGAGGTGGGCGACGTCCTCTTCGCGCTGCTCGCGCTCGCCGACTCGGCCGACATCGACGCGGGCGACGCGCTCGACGAGGCGCTCGCGAAGTACGAGCGTCGGATCGCGGAGAACGACACGCCCGCGTCGGGCGAGTAG